A genomic stretch from Lathyrus oleraceus cultivar Zhongwan6 chromosome 2, CAAS_Psat_ZW6_1.0, whole genome shotgun sequence includes:
- the LOC127122792 gene encoding uncharacterized protein LOC127122792: MKLCKERREGGFYLMIHGAAVPSVVLPCSQRTYVRHARNWTYNLDAPPFTGPLPPNVPMDDGQGTDDEDAEIRLQERLAREVEERARQEVEEKERQEELQRIRDAEAKALADVAAAEVEAKAKADTEEAARLAKEPAAKARNDALTQGESSNSRFFPLVLKTLEELQKEK; the protein is encoded by the exons atgaaattatgcaaaGAGCGGCGAGAAGGTGGTTTCTACCTCATGATACATGGTGCAGCTGTACCCAGTGTTGTCCTACCTTGCTCTCAGCGTACATATGTGCGACATGCGAGGAACTGGACATACAATCTTGATGCTCCACCCTTTACAGGTCCTTTGCCACCTAACGTTCCTATGGACGATGGgcaagggaccgatgatga agacgctgagatcAGACTCCAAGAGCGTCTAGCCAGAGAAGTTGAGGAGCGGGCAAGACAGGAAGTTGAAGAGAAAGaaagacaagaagaacttcagaGAATCAGAGATGCTGAAGCCAAAGCTCTTGCTGATGTTGCTGCTGCTGAAGTTGAGGCAAAAGCCAAAGCTGACACTGAAGAAGCAGCGCGCCTTGCTAAAGAGCCTGCTGCCAAAGCCAGAAATGATGcactgactcagggggagtcctccaaCTCTCGATTCTTCCCTCTGGTCCTGAAGACTCTTGAAGAGCTGCAGAAAGAAAAATAG